From the genome of Ignavibacteriales bacterium, one region includes:
- a CDS encoding PDZ domain-containing protein, with product MKKVSVLLCSLFFVLNFLNLFAQVDARMVQNPDVSKTSIVFTYAGDLWIVAKEGGTAFKLSSPKGQELTPKFSPDGSQIAFSGIYNNNYDVYVIPSMGGIPTRVTHHGMEDRIIDWYPDGKNLLYVSSMNSGKQRFDQFYKVGKSGGAPEILPIPYGEMASLSPDGKKIAYTPLSQAYRTWKRYRGGWHANIWIFDLEKKTAENISNSLTNDEFPMWSGNKIYYLSDRGKDLRANIWSYNIDTKENKQLTNFTEYDIHFPSIGPSDIVFENGGKLYLLNLADEKYKEVNVNIVTDELTLMPKTENVSKLIQNGWLSPDGKRALIEARGDIFSVPAENGPIFNLTKSSGVAERFPAWSPDGKYAAYWSDKSGEYELTVRNLKNPNDEKKLTSYGPGYRYQLFWSPDSKMLAFIDKSMAIQIYDMEKDKTYDVDKALYFYQGNLQNFSVSWSADSKWLAYSRDLDNQKSALFLFDVKEEKTHQVTSGYYGDSSPAFDPDGKYLYFATNRTLNPVYSDIDNTFIYPNTTNIAAVTLNEDILSPLAPKNDTTSIKKEEKKDEAKKDGKDEKKEGSKDEKKTDIKEKPKEVKITLDNFEDRIVLLPAAPGNYGNIAAVSGKVIYHRMPNSGAANKNKAVVYFDLEAREEKTIIDDADGFQVSADGKKILLVKGSNFSVVDIAPTQKMEKMMPTSQLEMTINPKAEWKQIFNDVWRFERDFFYDPNMHGVDWNEMRTNYGKLIDNCVTRWDVNFVIGELIAELNSSHTYRGGGDLEEAPMRNVGYLGIDWEIANNAYKIKKIINGAPWDSEVRSPLMMPGLKVKEGDYILEVNGSPLDVTQDPWAAFGGLSGKTIELTINSKPNMEGARKISVATIPDETRLRNLAWIESNRKRVEEATNGKIGYIYVPSTGIDGQNELIRQFAAQFKKEGLIIDERFNNGGQIPDRFIEILDRKPLAFWAVRDGETWQWPPFANFGPKVMLINGWSGSGGDAFPDYFRKAKLGPLVGTRTWGGLIGISGAPGLIDGGSVTVPTFRMYDPDGKWFKEGHGVDPDIEVIDDPAQLSKGIDPQLERAIQEEMKLLEMNPPVNPKQPPYEKR from the coding sequence ATGAAAAAAGTATCGGTTCTACTTTGCTCATTATTTTTCGTGCTAAACTTTCTAAATCTCTTTGCCCAAGTTGACGCACGCATGGTACAAAACCCGGATGTTTCAAAAACGAGTATTGTGTTTACTTATGCTGGCGATCTCTGGATTGTTGCCAAAGAAGGAGGCACAGCATTTAAACTAAGTTCGCCTAAAGGGCAGGAGCTTACTCCAAAATTTTCTCCCGATGGCTCCCAGATTGCTTTCAGCGGAATTTACAACAACAATTATGATGTATACGTAATTCCTTCTATGGGCGGAATACCAACAAGAGTTACTCATCATGGTATGGAAGATAGAATTATTGACTGGTATCCGGATGGGAAAAATCTATTATATGTTTCATCAATGAATAGCGGCAAACAACGATTTGACCAATTTTACAAAGTTGGCAAGAGTGGCGGAGCTCCGGAAATACTGCCGATTCCTTACGGTGAAATGGCATCTCTTTCCCCGGATGGAAAAAAGATTGCTTACACTCCTCTTAGCCAGGCTTACAGAACCTGGAAACGGTACCGGGGCGGCTGGCATGCAAATATTTGGATCTTCGACCTTGAAAAGAAAACCGCAGAAAATATCTCGAACAGTCTGACAAATGATGAATTCCCTATGTGGTCTGGAAATAAAATTTATTATCTGTCAGATCGAGGTAAAGATTTGCGGGCAAATATTTGGTCTTACAATATTGACACAAAAGAAAATAAGCAATTAACAAATTTCACCGAATACGATATTCATTTTCCCTCTATCGGTCCATCCGATATTGTTTTTGAAAACGGCGGTAAACTTTATCTGTTAAACCTCGCAGATGAAAAATACAAAGAAGTAAACGTTAACATTGTAACAGACGAATTGACACTGATGCCTAAGACTGAAAATGTATCAAAACTAATTCAGAATGGATGGCTTTCTCCCGATGGAAAACGTGCGCTCATTGAAGCCCGTGGAGATATTTTTTCTGTTCCTGCAGAAAACGGTCCGATATTTAATTTAACCAAAAGTTCCGGTGTTGCGGAAAGATTTCCTGCATGGTCACCCGATGGTAAATATGCAGCTTATTGGAGTGATAAATCTGGCGAGTACGAACTAACGGTTCGAAATTTAAAAAATCCAAATGATGAGAAGAAGTTGACTTCATACGGACCCGGTTACCGGTATCAATTATTTTGGTCGCCGGATAGTAAGATGCTGGCTTTCATTGATAAATCAATGGCAATACAAATTTATGATATGGAAAAGGACAAAACCTATGATGTTGACAAGGCGCTCTACTTCTATCAAGGGAATTTGCAAAACTTCAGTGTAAGCTGGTCTGCAGATAGTAAATGGTTGGCTTACTCACGTGATCTTGATAATCAAAAATCAGCCCTCTTCTTATTTGATGTGAAAGAAGAAAAAACGCATCAGGTCACTTCAGGCTATTACGGCGATTCAAGTCCAGCTTTCGATCCGGACGGAAAATATTTGTATTTCGCAACCAATAGAACTCTTAACCCGGTTTACAGCGACATTGACAATACATTCATTTACCCGAATACTACAAATATTGCAGCCGTTACATTAAATGAAGATATTCTTTCTCCTCTTGCACCAAAGAACGATACAACTTCTATAAAGAAAGAAGAGAAGAAAGACGAGGCGAAAAAAGATGGAAAAGATGAAAAGAAAGAAGGATCCAAAGATGAAAAGAAAACCGATATAAAAGAAAAACCGAAGGAAGTTAAAATCACTCTTGATAATTTTGAGGACAGAATTGTTCTCCTTCCTGCGGCACCCGGCAATTACGGAAATATTGCCGCCGTTTCCGGTAAAGTAATTTATCACAGAATGCCAAACAGCGGTGCGGCTAATAAAAACAAAGCAGTTGTTTATTTTGATCTCGAAGCCCGCGAGGAAAAAACTATTATTGATGACGCAGACGGATTTCAAGTAAGCGCAGATGGAAAAAAGATTCTTCTAGTCAAAGGCAGCAACTTTTCTGTTGTTGATATTGCACCAACACAAAAGATGGAAAAGATGATGCCGACCTCTCAACTTGAAATGACAATTAATCCGAAGGCAGAGTGGAAACAAATCTTTAATGACGTTTGGAGATTTGAACGCGATTTCTTTTATGATCCGAACATGCACGGAGTTGATTGGAACGAAATGCGAACTAATTACGGAAAATTAATTGATAATTGCGTTACTCGCTGGGATGTGAATTTTGTTATCGGTGAATTGATTGCAGAATTGAATTCGTCTCACACTTATAGAGGCGGCGGAGATCTTGAAGAAGCTCCAATGAGAAATGTCGGTTATCTTGGTATCGATTGGGAAATTGCAAACAATGCATACAAAATTAAAAAAATAATTAACGGCGCTCCTTGGGATTCCGAAGTTCGTTCTCCTTTAATGATGCCGGGATTAAAAGTTAAAGAGGGAGATTACATTCTTGAAGTAAATGGCTCACCGTTGGATGTTACACAAGATCCGTGGGCAGCTTTTGGAGGATTGTCAGGTAAAACAATTGAACTAACGATCAACAGCAAGCCAAACATGGAAGGTGCACGTAAAATTTCGGTTGCAACAATTCCGGACGAAACACGATTGAGAAATCTTGCGTGGATTGAATCGAACAGAAAACGGGTTGAAGAAGCAACTAATGGAAAAATCGGTTACATATATGTTCCAAGCACCGGTATTGACGGACAGAATGAATTGATAAGACAATTTGCGGCTCAATTTAAAAAAGAAGGATTGATCATTGATGAACGGTTTAACAACGGCGGACAAATACCCGATCGGTTTATTGAAATACTTGACCGGAAGCCGCTTGCATTTTGGGCAGTACGAGATGGTGAAACGTGGCAATGGCCCCCATTTGCTAATTTCGGTCCCAAAGTAATGTTGATAAACGGATGGAGCGGTTCAGGAGGAGATGCATTCCCCGATTATTTTAGAAAAGCAAAATTGGGTCCTCTTGTTGGAACAAGAACATGGGGCGGATTAATTGGCATAAGCGGCGCACCTGGTCTGATAGATGGAGGAAGTGTAACTGTTCCAACATTCAGAATGTACGACCCTGATGGAAAATGGTTTAAAGAAGGTCACGGTGTAGATCCGGATATTGAAGTAATTGATGACCCGGCGCAACTTTCAAAAGGAATTGATCCCCAGCTCGAAAGAGCAATTCAAGAAGAGATGAAACTTTTAGAAATGAATCCGCCGGTTAATCCAAAACAACCGCCATACGAAAAAAGATAG
- a CDS encoding M20/M25/M40 family metallo-hydrolase, producing MKTKLIKLLIIAFVCLLNTTFIFSQIKLDEKTSLTYLINNLQVLASDEFEGRETTTHGEKLASLFIASELGKYNVQPMGDNGTYFQNFNLLSSGYGLDSKITLVDNSGALISNFSMGDDFIRSGRGLADSSFAEQTTGIVFAGYGITAKEFNYDDYANIDVKGKTVLILSGEPYSEKDDFFSGEKPTSYSNSESKVKLAKEKGAIGVFIIVDERMKSFWNRFKEFATQPSISFISKEPQEFTKNIPVFIIGEVAAEKMLAGEKYSYEKINEILKTKSTFQSFEFNKKLKYNIKPFSKIVNARNVIGLIEGTDPILKNEFVVLSAHYDHLGTRGSVVNNGADDDGSGTVAVLESARLLESANQNKRSIIVLFNTGEEKGLLGSRYATENGSFMKDVVADINMDMVGRESIDSLYCIGSDKLSSEFAEIVKEENSKTVNFVLNYKFDEPNDPNRFYYRSDHYNFAKKGIPVVFFFDDMSADYHRPTDDVEKINFEKILKTLILSSNIALHTANLDHKVIVDKKAGEMPSRN from the coding sequence ATGAAAACAAAACTTATCAAGTTGCTAATTATTGCTTTTGTCTGTCTGCTAAATACAACATTTATTTTTTCACAAATTAAATTAGATGAAAAAACTAGTCTCACATATTTGATAAATAATCTTCAAGTCCTGGCATCGGATGAATTTGAAGGAAGAGAGACAACAACACATGGAGAGAAACTTGCTTCTCTTTTTATAGCATCCGAGCTGGGAAAATATAATGTGCAACCTATGGGCGATAACGGGACTTACTTCCAAAACTTTAATCTGCTCTCTTCAGGCTATGGGCTTGATTCAAAAATCACTCTGGTTGATAATTCAGGCGCACTAATTTCTAATTTTTCTATGGGCGATGATTTTATTAGATCGGGGCGCGGATTGGCAGATTCTTCTTTTGCAGAACAAACAACCGGAATTGTATTTGCGGGTTATGGAATTACTGCGAAGGAATTTAATTATGACGACTACGCAAATATTGATGTTAAGGGGAAAACAGTATTGATTTTATCCGGAGAGCCATATAGCGAGAAAGATGATTTTTTTAGTGGAGAAAAACCAACTTCCTATTCTAACTCAGAATCCAAAGTAAAACTCGCTAAAGAAAAAGGTGCCATTGGAGTTTTTATTATCGTTGATGAGAGAATGAAATCTTTTTGGAATCGGTTTAAAGAGTTTGCAACTCAGCCGTCAATTTCATTCATATCCAAAGAACCGCAAGAATTTACTAAGAACATCCCGGTATTTATAATAGGCGAAGTAGCTGCAGAAAAGATGCTTGCCGGTGAAAAATATTCTTATGAAAAAATCAATGAAATTTTAAAAACGAAAAGCACTTTTCAATCTTTTGAATTCAATAAAAAACTGAAGTATAATATTAAGCCATTTTCAAAAATTGTAAATGCGAGAAATGTAATAGGGTTAATAGAGGGAACCGATCCAATACTTAAAAATGAATTTGTTGTATTAAGCGCCCACTATGATCATCTTGGAACAAGAGGATCGGTTGTAAATAATGGTGCCGATGATGACGGTTCCGGAACAGTTGCAGTACTTGAGTCGGCTCGGCTTTTGGAATCTGCAAATCAAAACAAAAGATCGATCATAGTTCTTTTTAATACAGGCGAGGAAAAAGGATTGCTCGGTTCTAGGTATGCAACCGAGAACGGTAGTTTTATGAAAGATGTTGTTGCCGATATTAATATGGATATGGTTGGTCGGGAAAGTATTGATTCGTTGTATTGTATCGGATCAGATAAACTGAGTTCTGAATTTGCTGAAATCGTGAAAGAGGAGAATTCCAAAACTGTAAATTTTGTTTTAAATTATAAATTTGACGAACCCAATGATCCAAACAGATTTTATTACCGGAGCGATCATTATAACTTTGCTAAAAAAGGAATTCCGGTAGTCTTTTTCTTTGATGATATGAGCGCCGATTACCACAGACCGACCGATGATGTAGAGAAAATTAATTTTGAAAAAATTCTTAAGACTTTAATTCTCTCTTCAAATATTGCATTGCATACTGCAAACCTTGATCATAAAGTTATTGTAGATA